Proteins from a genomic interval of Heteronotia binoei isolate CCM8104 ecotype False Entrance Well chromosome 5, APGP_CSIRO_Hbin_v1, whole genome shotgun sequence:
- the LOC132571710 gene encoding zinc finger protein ZFP2-like — protein MWKSFHWSSALTRHQRKHTGEKPYKCLVCGKCFSRNSHLTAHRKIHTGEQPFKCLECGKCFSQNYSLTKHQKVHTGEKPYKCLECGKCFSRNIHLTAHQRIHTGEKPYTCLECGRGFSQNSSLTAHLKIHTGEKPYKCLECGRSFYRNTHLTSHLRIHTGEKPYKCLECGKCFSLNSSLTEHQKTHTGEKPYKCLECGKCFYKNSSLTVHQKIHTGEKPYKCLDCGKCFSQNGNLNTHRKIHTGEKPYKCPECGRCFSQSGHLSEHQRIRAWSSHINAWSAENAFL, from the coding sequence ATGTGGAAAAGCTTCCATTGGAGTAGTGCACTAACTAGGCATCAAAGGaaacacacaggggagaagccgtataaatgcttggtgtgtggaaagtgcttttctcGGAATAGCCACCTAACTGCCCATCGaaagattcacacaggggagcagccatttaaatgcctggagtgcggaaagtgcttctctcagaattacagcctAACTAAACATCAaaaggttcacacaggggagaagccatataaatgtttggagtgCGGGAAGTGCTTTTCTCGGAATATCCACCTAACCGCACATCAAaggatccacacaggagagaagccatatacatgcttggagtgtggaaggGGCTTCTCTCAGAACAGCAGCCTAACTGCCCATCTAaagatccacacaggggagaagccatataaatgcttggagtgtggaaggaGCTTTTATCGGAACACCCACCTAACGTCACAtctaagaattcacacaggggagaagccatataaatgcctggagtgtggaaagtgcttctctctgaATTCCAGTCTGACTGAACATCAAAagactcacacaggggagaagccatataaatgtttggagtgtggaaagtgcttctatAAGAACAGCAGCCTAACTgtacatcaaaagattcacacaggggagaagccatataaatgtttggACTGTGGAAAGTGTTTTTCTCAGAATGGTAACCTGAACACACATCGaaagattcacacaggggagaagccatataaatgtccGGAGTGTGGAAGGTGCTTCTCCCAGAGTGGCCATCTAAGTGAACACCAAAGGATTCGTGCATGGAGCAGTcacataaatgcttggagtgcggaAAATGCTTTTCTGTGA
- the LOC132571711 gene encoding zinc finger protein 560-like, translating to MEFPSASRLSPFPRLEGEFDFCISARNRSTVSFEEVAVEFTEAEWALLDRGQRKVFWEVMEENYETVASLWDYISQKDLQAPERSTLCFLGVEGVFFPQGGEGNVWDMQFHRASLLPCFPWLEGEFGFCTSAGKRFTVSFEEVAMFFTEEEWALLDAGQRKLYWDVTKENYEIVASLAGDVREMMSERDSGRRLVGKDNNLQVEAISEIILRPLPKTR from the exons ATGGAATTCCCCAGCGCCTCTCGGCTTTCTCCTTTCCCCCGGTTGGAGGGTGAATTTGACTTTTGCATTTCTGCAAGAAAC AGATCCACAGTGTCCTTTGAGGAGGTAGCTGTAGAATTCACTGAGGCGGAATGGGCTCTGCTGGATCGAGGCCAAAGAAAAGTCTTCTGGGAGGTGATGGAGGAAAATTATGAGACCGTGGCCTCTCTGT gggactacatttcccagaaggACTTGCAAGCACCAGAGAGGTCAACCCTGTGTTTTTTAGGAGTCGAGGGAGTGTTTTTTCCTCAAGGTGGAGAAGGAAATGTATGGGatatgcagttccacagggcctctcTTCTTCCTTGTTTCCCCTGGCTGGAGGGAGAATTTGGCTTTTGCACGTCTGCAGGAAAG AGATTCACAGTGTCCTTTGAGGAGGTAGCCATGTTCTTCACGGAGGAAGAATGGGCACTCTTGGATGCAGGCCAGAGAAAACTCTACTGGGATGTTACAAAGGAAAATTACGAGattgtggcctctctgg CTGGAGATGTGAGGGAAATGATGAGCGAAAGGGACTCAGGAAGGAGACTTGTGGGAAAAGACAACAATCTGCAGGTGGAGGCAATATCAG AAATAATCCTGAGGCCTCTGCCCAAGACAAGATAA